A window from Elusimicrobiota bacterium encodes these proteins:
- a CDS encoding U32 family peptidase, with protein sequence MKKVRKRMGLTVGVRNHREAEYFLTRGADEVYCGIPQVPNHGVKAENYGSLSDIHRTIDVAHSLGKKAFLVANDIFPHKDFPKAARTAAALVERGIDGVIVRDMAILDYFRRKGLRTHFTLSTLALCFNSGSLAFFRERGISRIVLPQQLTPEEAAPLFKDRGGVEIEIFCLPLFYEVNLNPLCSMWCPCGQEIVPGKAPRPFTCQSDLMRPGGETYRMPMPDTRWLLSTLYDLYHLGADMMKVARGPNIQEVIEVFNKTVYIVKLLEKGITKDLFLYEGARAAMQAQNYGKNYIFSSL encoded by the coding sequence ATGAAGAAAGTCCGAAAGCGCATGGGCCTCACCGTCGGCGTCCGCAACCACCGGGAAGCCGAGTACTTCCTCACGCGCGGGGCCGACGAGGTCTACTGCGGCATCCCCCAGGTGCCCAACCACGGCGTGAAGGCCGAGAACTACGGCTCGCTCTCGGACATCCACCGCACCATCGACGTCGCCCACTCCCTGGGGAAGAAGGCCTTCCTCGTGGCCAACGACATCTTCCCGCATAAGGACTTCCCGAAGGCCGCGCGGACCGCCGCCGCCCTCGTGGAGCGCGGCATCGACGGGGTCATCGTCCGGGACATGGCCATCCTGGACTACTTCCGCAGGAAGGGGCTGCGGACCCATTTCACCCTCAGCACCCTCGCCCTCTGCTTCAACAGCGGCTCGCTCGCCTTCTTCCGGGAGCGGGGCATCTCGCGGATCGTCCTGCCCCAGCAGCTCACCCCCGAGGAGGCCGCGCCGCTCTTCAAGGACCGCGGGGGCGTCGAGATCGAGATCTTCTGCCTGCCGCTCTTCTACGAGGTGAACCTCAACCCGCTCTGCTCCATGTGGTGTCCCTGCGGCCAGGAGATCGTGCCGGGCAAGGCGCCGCGTCCCTTCACCTGCCAGTCCGACCTGATGCGCCCGGGGGGGGAGACCTACCGGATGCCGATGCCGGACACGCGCTGGCTGCTGTCCACGCTCTACGACCTCTATCATCTCGGCGCCGACATGATGAAGGTCGCGCGAGGGCCCAACATCCAGGAAGTCATCGAAGTCTTCAACAAGACGGTCTACATCGTGAAGCTGCTGGAGAAGGGGATCACGAAGGACCTGTTCCTCTACGAAGGCGCGCGCGCGGCGATGCAGGCCCAGAACTATGGAAAGAACTATATCTTTAGCTCCCTCTGA
- a CDS encoding OmpA family protein: MKRTLLPAFALILALPLAALAKPIVQFTDREEKVSDKEVLAAQEELDEIQRKISKKEIPPIAFELDSATLKESSKRTLDMVADLMLKHPYLKLMVFGHTCDLGGPEYNKKLSKKRADAVKEYLIEVGVMGEYIKAKGYGLEKPVVPNDSEENRSQNRRVELYVTNRWWQSVY, from the coding sequence ATGAAGAGAACCCTCCTCCCCGCTTTCGCGCTCATCCTCGCACTCCCGCTCGCCGCGCTCGCCAAGCCCATCGTGCAGTTCACGGACCGCGAGGAGAAGGTCTCCGACAAGGAGGTCCTCGCGGCGCAGGAGGAGCTCGACGAGATCCAGCGCAAGATCTCCAAGAAGGAGATCCCTCCCATCGCCTTCGAGCTCGACTCGGCGACGCTCAAGGAGAGCTCCAAGCGCACCCTCGACATGGTCGCCGACCTGATGCTCAAGCATCCCTACCTCAAGCTCATGGTCTTCGGGCACACCTGCGACCTCGGCGGCCCCGAGTACAACAAGAAGCTCTCCAAGAAGCGCGCCGACGCGGTCAAGGAGTACCTCATCGAGGTCGGGGTCATGGGCGAGTACATCAAGGCCAAGGGCTACGGCCTGGAGAAGCCGGTCGTCCCCAACGATTCCGAAGAGAACCGCTCCCAGAACCGCCGCGTCGAGCTCTACGTGACGAACCGCTGGTGGCAGAGCGTATACTAG
- a CDS encoding DUF4301 family protein, producing MMTTERDVEAVQEHGIPEAELARQLELFSRGPSYAELDRPCTPGDGVLKLDDEAMERCVERAERSRLAGRMTKFVPASGRASRMFHALQVLRGELAPSDSELKEAEACLRDVSRFAFYGTLRDEAKRAGQSIDKLAAEKRYGEIAELLLGPKGLGYADLPKALLSFHRAGEGSRTAFEEHLIEAAAYVRDRSDVCRVHFTLPPDSRRRFEAFLAEAAPRHEQRLGVRFEVTFSVQKLSTDTVAAAPDGSVFRTPSGKPLFWPGGHGALLDNLNALKGDIVFIKNIDNVSPDRLKEQSNRYKLALSGLLVEIEEKLHDYLARIYSKAADETALDEALRFAERRLFIPRPEGWDGFTREVRRAFLIDRLDRPLRVCGVVPNTGEPGGGPFWVKGQDGVAPQIVERAQVAPKDDQKAVHASATHFNPVDVVCALRDYLGEPFNLKRFQDPAAVFISEKTWEGQPIRVLEHPGLWNGGMARWITLFVEVPLWTFQPVKTLSDLLREGHQA from the coding sequence ATGATGACGACCGAACGCGACGTGGAAGCGGTCCAGGAGCACGGCATCCCCGAGGCGGAGCTCGCGCGCCAGCTCGAGCTCTTCTCGCGGGGCCCCAGCTATGCCGAGCTCGACCGCCCCTGCACGCCCGGCGACGGCGTCCTCAAGCTCGACGACGAGGCGATGGAGCGCTGCGTCGAGCGCGCCGAGCGCTCGCGCCTGGCCGGGCGCATGACGAAGTTCGTCCCGGCCTCGGGCCGGGCGAGCCGGATGTTCCACGCCCTTCAGGTCCTGCGCGGCGAGCTCGCGCCGAGCGATTCCGAGCTCAAGGAAGCCGAGGCCTGCCTGCGCGACGTCTCACGCTTCGCCTTCTACGGGACCCTGCGCGACGAGGCCAAGCGCGCCGGGCAGTCCATCGACAAGCTGGCCGCCGAGAAGCGCTACGGCGAGATCGCCGAGCTCCTGCTCGGACCCAAGGGCCTCGGCTACGCCGACCTGCCCAAGGCCCTGCTCTCCTTCCACCGCGCGGGCGAGGGCTCGCGCACGGCCTTCGAGGAGCACCTCATCGAGGCCGCCGCCTACGTGCGCGACCGCTCCGACGTCTGCCGCGTCCACTTCACGCTCCCGCCCGACAGCCGCCGGCGCTTCGAAGCCTTCCTCGCCGAGGCGGCTCCCCGGCACGAGCAGCGCCTGGGCGTGCGCTTCGAGGTCACCTTCTCGGTGCAGAAGCTCTCGACCGACACGGTGGCCGCCGCTCCCGACGGCTCGGTCTTCCGGACCCCCTCGGGCAAGCCCCTTTTCTGGCCGGGCGGCCACGGCGCGCTGCTCGACAACCTCAACGCGCTCAAGGGCGACATCGTGTTCATCAAGAACATCGACAACGTCTCCCCCGACCGCCTGAAGGAGCAGTCGAACCGCTACAAGCTCGCGCTGTCCGGGCTCCTCGTCGAGATCGAGGAGAAGCTCCACGACTATCTCGCGCGCATCTACTCGAAGGCCGCCGACGAGACGGCGCTCGACGAAGCCCTGCGCTTCGCCGAGCGGCGGCTCTTCATCCCGCGTCCCGAGGGCTGGGACGGCTTCACCCGCGAGGTGCGCCGGGCCTTCCTCATCGACCGGCTCGACCGCCCCCTGCGCGTCTGCGGCGTCGTCCCCAACACCGGGGAGCCGGGCGGCGGGCCCTTCTGGGTCAAGGGGCAGGACGGCGTGGCGCCTCAGATCGTCGAGCGGGCCCAGGTCGCGCCCAAGGACGACCAGAAGGCCGTCCACGCCTCGGCCACCCACTTCAACCCCGTCGACGTCGTCTGCGCTCTGCGCGACTACCTCGGCGAGCCCTTCAATCTCAAGCGCTTCCAGGACCCCGCCGCCGTTTTCATCAGCGAGAAGACCTGGGAAGGACAGCCCATCCGCGTGCTCGAGCATCCCGGGCTCTGGAACGGCGGCATGGCCCGCTGGATCACCCTCTTCGTGGAGGTCCCGCTCTGGACCTTCCAGCCCGTCAAGACGCTCTCCGACCTCCTGCGCGAGGGGCACCAGGCGTGA
- a CDS encoding TetR/AcrR family transcriptional regulator translates to MPRIPTTVKGRKSRDILLDKAAQAFVRRGFHATSIAHVLREAEMAGGSFYQYFRDKEDVFRALTERMREGFLRTLGDERAPAVVCERLFDFFEAYGPEYQAFRETEFMSVEGSCRAFYTEAMSRLQELLSIDEPTAWAFFGAQSMVAVRFGIWRRRRVSAATRSAFTTIALHGIARTPTERWKDLSLPHPWTEMADPSPTTKGERTRHAIVGAARELFAKKGYALTHVSHIAAAAGTAQGTFYVHFRSKREVLACIVEEYRRRLLDGALQVTTGVTDRLERERCAAIYFLDFARSVHGLYRIVREAEFAEPEIGRGHYLWIAKANSVRLREAMDKGQLRRTEPEVMACFLMGILVYAGMRWALWGENKIPAETIRRTLRFEMNGLLGR, encoded by the coding sequence TTGCCCCGCATCCCCACCACCGTCAAAGGCCGCAAATCCCGCGACATCCTGCTCGACAAGGCCGCCCAGGCCTTCGTCCGCCGCGGCTTCCACGCGACCTCCATCGCGCACGTCCTGCGCGAGGCGGAGATGGCGGGCGGGAGCTTCTACCAGTATTTCCGGGACAAGGAGGACGTCTTCCGGGCGCTCACGGAGCGCATGCGCGAAGGCTTCCTGCGCACCCTCGGCGACGAGCGCGCTCCCGCGGTCGTCTGCGAGCGGCTCTTCGACTTCTTCGAGGCCTACGGCCCCGAGTACCAGGCCTTCCGCGAGACCGAGTTCATGAGCGTGGAGGGTTCCTGCCGGGCCTTCTACACCGAGGCGATGTCGCGCCTGCAGGAGCTCCTCTCCATCGACGAGCCCACCGCCTGGGCCTTCTTCGGAGCGCAGAGCATGGTCGCCGTGCGCTTCGGCATCTGGCGCCGCCGGCGCGTGAGCGCTGCGACGCGCTCCGCCTTCACGACCATCGCCCTGCACGGGATCGCCCGCACGCCGACCGAGCGCTGGAAGGACCTCTCCCTCCCCCATCCGTGGACGGAGATGGCGGACCCCTCTCCGACGACGAAGGGCGAGCGGACCCGCCACGCCATCGTGGGGGCCGCGCGGGAGCTGTTCGCGAAGAAGGGGTACGCCCTCACCCACGTCTCCCACATCGCCGCGGCGGCCGGCACGGCGCAGGGGACCTTCTACGTCCACTTCCGAAGCAAGCGGGAGGTCCTCGCATGCATCGTGGAGGAATACCGCCGCCGCCTGCTCGACGGGGCCCTCCAGGTCACGACCGGGGTCACGGACCGGCTCGAGCGCGAGCGCTGCGCCGCGATCTACTTCCTGGACTTCGCGAGGAGCGTCCACGGCCTCTACCGCATCGTGCGCGAGGCGGAGTTCGCGGAGCCCGAGATCGGGCGCGGGCACTACCTCTGGATCGCCAAGGCCAACAGCGTGCGTCTGCGGGAAGCCATGGACAAGGGACAGCTCCGGCGCACCGAGCCCGAGGTGATGGCCTGCTTCCTGATGGGGATCCTCGTCTACGCCGGCATGCGCTGGGCGCTCTGGGGAGAGAACAAGATCCCCGCCGAAACGATCCGCCGGACCCTGCGCTTCGAGATGAACGGGCTCCTGGGCCGCTGA
- a CDS encoding AAA family ATPase has protein sequence MNAKSNPFNPNGIVPPALFAGRKTQALTVLRKLSETKLGRASSFFVFGEKGIGKSALASLIGDVAKSKNPKLFNLNFVVAYYPVVRNQSFESVLESALNSLTDEVPFSWLGKIGDRLGTLFKNGKFSLGAFGVSASVDAQPAEKRVILRDQAISILSNLVATLREAEADDKRDGILIVIDELQNVGDIDIAAPTLRGILSTLDFKRLGNVSFMLIGLEKAFDDFMAGDESARRAFDPVKLEVMPLDEAAEVLIKGFGDAELVWNKDALERNIAVTGGYPHSIQVVGHHLVDLDSNGNIENDDWVKAIDKTATELQEKDFSRMYSFTGKQTGHEKILNVLALFGPRLSKSELVRDCKEAYGLANAYQYLSALEKEGSIRVLGDKVVELHSELFRTAILSVVFPQLAGSKLGELWKERLTKTMQDIGTKLKTLREQSGNGEKESTVKEFR, from the coding sequence ATGAATGCAAAATCAAATCCGTTTAATCCGAACGGAATTGTCCCGCCAGCGTTGTTCGCTGGAAGGAAAACACAGGCCTTGACGGTTTTGAGGAAACTGTCCGAAACGAAGTTGGGTCGCGCAAGCAGCTTCTTTGTTTTTGGTGAAAAGGGGATTGGGAAATCGGCGCTGGCGAGTCTTATTGGTGATGTAGCGAAAAGCAAAAACCCAAAACTTTTCAATCTGAACTTTGTGGTCGCATATTATCCGGTCGTTCGCAACCAATCATTCGAGAGCGTACTTGAATCGGCGCTCAACAGTTTGACGGATGAGGTTCCATTCTCGTGGCTTGGGAAAATTGGAGATCGGTTGGGGACATTGTTCAAAAACGGAAAGTTTTCCTTGGGAGCTTTTGGGGTCTCTGCCAGCGTCGACGCACAGCCTGCGGAAAAGCGTGTTATCCTGCGGGATCAGGCGATTTCAATTCTGTCAAATTTGGTCGCGACCTTGCGCGAGGCTGAGGCCGATGATAAACGAGATGGAATCCTCATCGTTATAGATGAGCTCCAAAACGTGGGAGATATCGACATCGCGGCACCGACTTTGCGCGGTATATTGAGCACGCTGGATTTTAAGCGGCTCGGGAACGTCTCGTTCATGCTGATTGGGCTTGAGAAAGCTTTTGATGATTTCATGGCCGGGGACGAGTCTGCGCGTCGAGCGTTTGATCCCGTAAAGCTCGAGGTAATGCCTCTTGATGAAGCCGCAGAAGTGCTTATCAAAGGGTTTGGGGATGCCGAACTTGTTTGGAACAAAGATGCTCTCGAGCGCAACATAGCGGTGACAGGGGGATATCCTCATTCGATTCAAGTTGTGGGGCACCATCTTGTAGATTTGGACTCCAATGGCAACATTGAGAATGACGATTGGGTGAAGGCAATTGATAAGACTGCGACAGAACTTCAAGAGAAGGACTTCTCCAGGATGTATTCCTTCACGGGGAAACAAACCGGACACGAGAAGATCCTCAATGTGCTGGCATTGTTCGGTCCAAGGCTGAGCAAAAGTGAATTGGTTAGGGACTGCAAAGAAGCCTACGGTCTCGCCAACGCATATCAATACCTTTCGGCTCTTGAAAAAGAAGGCAGCATAAGAGTCCTCGGTGATAAGGTCGTTGAGCTCCATTCAGAATTGTTTAGGACGGCAATTTTGTCGGTGGTATTCCCGCAATTGGCGGGGTCCAAATTGGGCGAACTTTGGAAGGAGCGACTTACGAAAACGATGCAGGATATCGGCACAAAACTTAAAACTCTTCGAGAACAATCGGGAAATGGCGAAAAGGAGTCCACAGTGAAGGAGTTTCGGTGA
- a CDS encoding lytic transglycosylase domain-containing protein yields the protein MRRTAFVLCLPAFLAPALLARAESGAASAPPLLGAAAAFYDGGGAVRASQLPRMFDRAEARADLNGAAGVDIRLGVIGPRPIGGAERLRRFEETERPLLVDLPTLPPPPEYQRTFRRLEARPKKTDRYNELILRYADRYGLDPRLVKAVIAAESEFYRKAVSPAGALGLMQLMPRTAREMGVSRGMLFDPESNIRAGAAYLAQLFSRVLRAERVRCTAALRAPMWVVQRVLAAYNAGPRFLYRERCPRQIRDYIRKVLLYYRSKVSEFATEMGDWISRASEERTV from the coding sequence ATGCGTCGAACCGCGTTCGTCCTCTGCCTGCCGGCGTTCCTCGCCCCCGCGCTCCTCGCGCGGGCGGAGAGCGGCGCCGCGTCCGCGCCGCCGCTCCTGGGCGCCGCCGCCGCGTTCTACGACGGGGGGGGCGCCGTCCGCGCGTCCCAGCTCCCTCGCATGTTCGACCGCGCCGAAGCGCGCGCGGACCTGAACGGGGCGGCGGGCGTCGACATCCGGCTCGGGGTCATCGGCCCCCGTCCGATCGGGGGCGCCGAGCGTCTGCGGCGCTTCGAGGAGACGGAGCGGCCGCTCCTCGTCGACCTGCCGACCCTCCCGCCTCCTCCCGAGTACCAGCGGACCTTCCGCCGACTGGAGGCGCGTCCAAAGAAGACCGACCGCTACAACGAGCTGATCCTCCGCTACGCGGACCGCTACGGGCTCGACCCTCGCCTGGTCAAAGCGGTCATCGCCGCCGAGTCCGAGTTCTATCGGAAAGCGGTCTCACCGGCCGGAGCGCTGGGCCTGATGCAGCTCATGCCCCGCACGGCCCGGGAGATGGGGGTCTCCCGGGGGATGCTCTTCGACCCCGAGAGCAACATCCGGGCCGGCGCCGCCTACCTTGCGCAGCTGTTCTCCCGGGTCCTGCGCGCCGAGCGGGTCCGCTGCACGGCGGCCCTGCGGGCGCCGATGTGGGTGGTCCAGCGCGTGCTGGCCGCGTACAACGCGGGGCCGCGCTTCCTGTACCGCGAGCGCTGTCCCCGGCAGATCCGCGACTACATCCGGAAGGTCCTTCTCTATTATCGGTCCAAGGTCTCGGAGTTCGCCACCGAGATGGGCGACTGGATATCGCGCGCGAGCGAGGAGCGGACCGTTTAG
- a CDS encoding DUF4404 family protein has protein sequence MTEETLKRIENAVRSIETTEGGKKKELLALLQTLRGEVQALSSTHGEHARSIAGFAELAAHEAARKEKTPEGLEHALKGLTASAKKFEATHLTLVQTIDGICVILARMGI, from the coding sequence ATGACCGAAGAGACGCTCAAGCGCATCGAGAACGCCGTCCGGAGCATCGAGACCACCGAGGGCGGGAAGAAGAAGGAGCTCCTCGCGCTGCTGCAGACCCTGCGCGGAGAGGTCCAGGCCCTCTCCTCGACCCACGGGGAGCACGCCCGCAGCATCGCCGGCTTCGCCGAGCTCGCGGCCCACGAGGCGGCGCGCAAGGAGAAGACCCCCGAGGGCCTCGAGCACGCGCTCAAGGGCCTGACCGCCTCCGCCAAGAAGTTCGAGGCCACCCACCTCACGCTGGTGCAGACCATCGACGGTATCTGCGTGATCCTGGCACGGATGGGTATCTAG
- a CDS encoding alpha/beta hydrolase, translating into MSELLLPDGSRMHYEVHEGLAPVDVLFLHGNLASSRWWHPLLGEWRKSLPAGKPVGSLIFSDWRGCGKSSDPRAPQEMLMKTLAGDQLRLLDHLGVAQADVVGHSTGGAIALSLMCLAPERVRKAALLDSVGAAGIRFGEDMKAAFRAMASDRALTATVIGSTIRGVDPQSAFFREVVAEDACRAVRSLGTWVLESLEGLDLTEPLRSLRQQVLVLHGEHDGLLPKDDSRKLASLLPGGRFLELAGCGHCGNVEDPAELVRVLKGFLG; encoded by the coding sequence ATGAGCGAACTCCTCCTTCCCGACGGCTCCAGGATGCACTACGAAGTGCACGAAGGCCTCGCGCCGGTCGACGTGCTGTTCCTCCACGGGAACCTTGCGTCGAGCCGCTGGTGGCATCCCCTGCTCGGCGAGTGGCGCAAGAGCCTCCCGGCAGGGAAGCCGGTCGGCTCGCTGATCTTCTCCGATTGGCGCGGCTGCGGGAAGTCGTCGGACCCGCGTGCGCCCCAAGAGATGCTCATGAAGACGCTCGCGGGGGACCAGCTGCGGCTCCTCGATCACCTCGGGGTCGCGCAGGCCGACGTCGTGGGCCATTCCACGGGCGGGGCGATCGCGCTCTCGCTCATGTGCCTCGCGCCCGAGCGCGTCCGAAAGGCCGCACTGCTCGATTCCGTGGGAGCGGCGGGCATCCGCTTCGGGGAGGACATGAAGGCCGCTTTCCGCGCCATGGCGTCGGACCGGGCGCTGACGGCGACGGTCATCGGCTCGACCATCCGGGGAGTCGACCCGCAGAGCGCGTTCTTCCGGGAGGTCGTGGCCGAGGACGCCTGCAGGGCCGTCCGTTCGCTGGGGACCTGGGTGCTCGAGTCGCTCGAGGGGCTGGACCTCACGGAGCCCCTGCGCTCTCTTCGACAGCAGGTCCTGGTCCTGCACGGCGAGCACGACGGCCTGCTTCCGAAGGACGACTCCCGCAAGCTGGCGTCGCTGCTGCCTGGAGGACGCTTCCTGGAACTCGCGGGCTGCGGGCACTGCGGGAACGTCGAGGACCCCGCGGAACTCGTGCGGGTGCTCAAGGGCTTCCTTGGTTGA
- the rfbA gene encoding glucose-1-phosphate thymidylyltransferase RfbA, with amino-acid sequence MKGIVLAGGSGTRLYPLTRALSKQLVPVYDKPMVYYPVSTLMLAGIRDILIITTPEDQDSFKRLLGDGAWLGVRFAYAAQPKPEGLAQAFHIGADFIGKERAALVLGDNIFYGHGLPEALLGAAAREKGATVFAYQVRDPQRYGVVEFGPDGRAVSLEEKPAKPRSSYAVTGLYFYDNDVVRIARELKPSPRGELEITDLNRVYLQRGDLHVEKLGRGFAWLDTGTHEALLQASTYIQVIEERQALKVACLEEIAYGLGYISAAQLEKLAEPMRKNEYGQYLLRLIGK; translated from the coding sequence GTGAAGGGCATCGTCCTCGCGGGCGGCTCCGGCACGCGGCTCTATCCGCTGACGCGCGCGCTGAGCAAGCAGCTCGTCCCGGTCTACGACAAGCCGATGGTCTACTACCCGGTCTCGACGCTGATGCTCGCGGGCATCCGGGACATCCTCATCATCACGACCCCCGAGGACCAGGACTCCTTCAAGCGCCTCCTCGGCGACGGCGCGTGGCTCGGCGTCCGCTTCGCTTACGCCGCCCAGCCGAAGCCCGAGGGGCTCGCCCAGGCCTTCCACATCGGGGCGGACTTCATCGGCAAGGAGCGCGCCGCCCTCGTCCTCGGCGACAACATCTTCTACGGACACGGCCTCCCCGAAGCCCTGCTCGGCGCCGCCGCCCGCGAGAAGGGCGCCACCGTCTTCGCCTATCAGGTGCGCGACCCCCAGCGCTACGGCGTCGTCGAGTTCGGTCCCGACGGCCGGGCCGTCTCGCTCGAGGAGAAGCCGGCGAAGCCCCGCTCCTCCTACGCGGTCACCGGACTCTATTTCTACGACAACGACGTCGTGCGCATCGCCCGGGAGCTCAAGCCCTCCCCGCGCGGCGAGCTCGAGATCACCGACCTCAACCGCGTCTACCTCCAGCGCGGCGACCTCCACGTCGAGAAGCTCGGGCGCGGCTTCGCCTGGCTCGACACCGGGACCCATGAGGCCCTGCTCCAGGCCTCGACCTACATCCAGGTCATCGAGGAGCGCCAGGCGCTCAAGGTCGCCTGCCTCGAGGAGATCGCCTACGGCCTGGGCTACATCTCCGCCGCCCAGCTCGAGAAGCTCGCCGAGCCGATGCGCAAGAACGAGTACGGGCAGTACCTTCTGCGTCTTATCGGGAAATGA
- the rfbC gene encoding dTDP-4-dehydrorhamnose 3,5-epimerase yields MKFQTTSIPGVVLVELDVFKDPRGFFMESYQREKYRAGGIAVDFVQDNHAASTKGVLRGLHLQLEHMQGKLVRVVEGKVWDVAVDVRRGSPWFGQWEAFELSAENFRQLYIPPGFAHGYCVLSERAQVEYKASDLYHPASDVSIRWNDPQLAVRWPIQDPVLSKKDAEGKTLEALSNRLPSYY; encoded by the coding sequence ATGAAGTTCCAGACGACCTCCATCCCCGGCGTCGTCCTCGTCGAACTCGACGTCTTCAAGGATCCCCGCGGCTTCTTCATGGAGAGCTACCAGCGCGAGAAGTACCGCGCCGGCGGCATCGCCGTCGACTTCGTCCAGGACAACCACGCGGCCTCGACGAAGGGCGTCCTGCGCGGCCTGCACCTCCAGCTCGAGCACATGCAGGGCAAGCTCGTGCGCGTCGTCGAGGGGAAGGTCTGGGACGTCGCGGTCGACGTGCGCCGCGGCTCGCCCTGGTTCGGGCAATGGGAGGCCTTCGAGCTCTCCGCCGAGAACTTCCGCCAGCTCTACATCCCGCCGGGCTTCGCCCACGGCTACTGCGTCCTGAGCGAGCGCGCCCAGGTCGAGTACAAGGCCAGCGACCTCTACCATCCCGCCAGCGACGTCAGCATCCGCTGGAACGACCCCCAGCTCGCCGTCCGCTGGCCCATCCAGGACCCCGTCCTCTCGAAGAAGGACGCCGAAGGGAAGACGCTCGAAGCCTTGTCTAATCGTCTGCCCTCCTATTATTAG